The following coding sequences lie in one Gorilla gorilla gorilla isolate KB3781 chromosome 5, NHGRI_mGorGor1-v2.1_pri, whole genome shotgun sequence genomic window:
- the LOC101127867 gene encoding thyroid transcription factor 1-associated protein 26-like: MVPVRRAAKWRPGGFEVRGEGVSTFGYRNKNVKQKTWRPNHPQAFVGNVRKGQGFAFRRKLRIQQSYKKLLRKEKKAQTSLESQFTDRYPDNLKHLYFQIEERLRKQPKKVDHALSEQVHQPLPEEQCSIDQALFEDQCSFDQPQPEEQCSKTVNSFTIPKKNKKKTSNQKAQEEYEQVQAKRAAKKQEFERRKQEREAQRHYKKKKMEVFKILNKETKKGQPNLNVQIEYLLQKIQEKS; encoded by the coding sequence ATGGTGCCGGTGAGGCGGGCGGCGAAGTGGCGGCCTGGTGGTTTTGAGGTGCGTGGTGAAGGGGTTTCCACGTTCGGGTACAGGAATAAGAATGTGAAACAGAAGACGTGGCGGCCTAACCACCCGCAAGCCTTCGTGGGGAACGTTCGCAAGGGACAAGGATTTGCTTTTCGAAGAAAACTGAGAATACAGCAAAGTTACAAGAAATTGCTACGGAAGGAAAAGAAGGCCCAAACGTCACTGGAATCTCAATTCACAGATCGATACCCAGATAATCTGAAACATCTCTATTTTCAGATAGAGGAAAGACTTAGGAAGCAACCAAAAAAAGTTGACCATGCTTTGTCAGAACAAGTTCACCAGCCTTTGCCTGAAGAACAGTGTAGCATTGACCAGGCTTTATTTGAAGATCAGTGTAGCTTTGACCAGCCTCAGCCAGAAGAACAATGTAGTAAAACAGTAAACTCCTTTACaattccaaagaaaaataaaaagaaaacatcaaatcaAAAAGCACAAGAAGAATATGAACAGGTACAAGCTAAACGTGCTGCTAAGAAACAAGAATTCGAGAGGAGAAAACAGGAGAGAGAAGCCCAAAGGCactacaaaaagaagaaaatggaagtgTTTAAAATATTGAACAAAGAGACTAAAAAAGGCCAACCAAACTTGAATGTACAAATAGAGTAccttcttcaaaaaatacaagaaaaaagttaa